The proteins below are encoded in one region of Aquisphaera giovannonii:
- a CDS encoding STAS domain-containing protein, producing MPTPNHLRLEDVDGVAVIDFVDSSLMFESGLVQSIGDELIAILTEQARHKLLIDFKNVQYVSSTMLAQLARLAKEVQKAKGQLKITGLGPVLKDTFRISHFESLFMIYDDRASALKAFRP from the coding sequence ATGCCCACGCCGAATCACCTCAGGCTCGAGGACGTGGACGGGGTGGCCGTGATCGACTTCGTCGACTCCAGCCTCATGTTCGAAAGCGGGCTCGTCCAGTCGATCGGGGACGAGCTCATCGCCATTCTGACGGAGCAGGCCAGGCACAAGCTGCTCATCGATTTCAAGAACGTCCAGTACGTCTCCAGCACGATGCTCGCGCAGCTCGCGAGGCTGGCCAAGGAGGTCCAGAAGGCCAAGGGCCAGCTCAAGATCACCGGCCTGGGGCCGGTCCTCAAGGACACGTTCCGGATCAGCCACTTCGAGTCGCTCTTCATGATCTACGACGATCGGGCATCCGCCCTCAAGGCATTCCGGCCCTGA